The Dioscorea cayenensis subsp. rotundata cultivar TDr96_F1 chromosome 8, TDr96_F1_v2_PseudoChromosome.rev07_lg8_w22 25.fasta, whole genome shotgun sequence genome segment TTCATCATACATATGGCAAAATTAGCTATATACAGAAACCTGCACATTTTTGGAACAACCCTCTAAATGCACAAGGTAGGAGACTATCCAGCAAATTAGGGAGGATGAAATTGTCAAATAAGAAACTTCAGAAGGCAAAATAAGTCAAAGAGAACCTAACAGACATATCCTTTTtgacaaaatatttatatatatatatataattaaaaattaaaaaataacaataattaaataaagatacAAAGACAACACATCCAATAATTTACCTTGATCTTTGGCAGATAGCAAAACAGTTAAGGATTTGATTTGTTCATTAAGTTCTTCTGAAGAAGCCTCCAAGCCTTTCAGCTCATTTATTCTCAGTTCTagtgattctttatcccttccCATAACTTCAACTTGACTTTTTAAAGCATTCACTTGGGCCATTGCAGAGTCCAGGTCTAGTGAATTTCTTTTTGCAACAGACTCAGCTTCTTTGATCTGAGAGACAAGTTCATCACAGATCCTACTCATCTGAATATCCTTCTCCTGAAGTTCCTGCTGCAACTCCAGAATAGTGGCCTTCAGCTCCCTCTCTTTGCTCCCATCCAGCTCCTCCACATTTGCTGTGTTCTTTACTACAGAGAGCAAACTATCAGCCAGGGACCTGATACTGTCCTCAGTGAAAGGAAAACCAAGCCTACCAGCAGGCACTTCGCCACCAACATGACCCAGTGATTTCAGGATAATTTGAGACTTCTCATAAACATGCTGCATAGGATGCAAACTATTACCAGATTTTTGGGCCTTTGTATTTTCAATCTCTGATATTGAAATGCTACATGCATCATACAGGAGGGCAAGATTTCTGCTTAATGATTGGATTGTTGTCTCCTTTTCCTCAAGAATTAGTTCCAGGCCACCGATATCTCTTCTCAAAGATTCTGACAATTCCTTTTGAGATGTCAGTTCTCTTTGTATAATTCCCATAGTTTTTGAAAGATGACTTGCTTGTTGATTGATCGAAATATAGTGTTTGCGCACATTTTCCTTCAGTTGATCATATTGTCCTAAGCACTCACGCAAATCACGTTCAGCAAAAGCAAGAAGTTTGGTTACAGAACTGTCATCTAATTGTCCTTGAACATTGAGATTTGAAGTAGAGCTGATATCAAGGGTCTTCTCCTAAAAAAGAACAATTACACACACCCAGCAAATATGTCAAAACAAATTTGGAcccaaaaaacaataataatatatatatatatatatatatatatatatatatatatatatttttgagatatCACCTTTATATGTGAAAATTAACATCTATTCAATCTGGATAAAAAAAGTGTGCTTAGGATGACCAATATAACTAGAAATTTGTGAAATAGCATAACCTTCCCCTGGTAACAGTAAAAATTGTGAAATGTGGTGAAAGGTAAGCATCACTAAAAAGATAGATGAAACTATCCACATGGTCATTCCCTCCATTGTGGGTGTATGAGTTACTGGCAGAAGATAGATGGAACAGATAGCATTCAGTGCCAGGGAGTTTAACATGAAGTGCATTGCAAGTCTGTAACCAAACCAAAGGTTATATACATGCTGTGAATGATAGAGACCAAATTGATGCAAGGACACAAGTATATCCTCTAAAAGGAGATGCCTGATTAAATAGGCTTATTGATGCCAACAAAAACTGAAATGTCATCTTCTGTGTCCAAACCTAGGTTCTCACATATTCGGCTTAATAATAAGACATCACCTAGATGACAAGCTAATTTGTGGGCTGCAGaatatgttaaataaatataatttcagGAAAGGAATTACCTTGCTTATCAGATTACTGGATAAAAGACTATCAGATGAAAGAGTAGACAGGCCAGCCACATTTTCAACAATCATTTGTTTCAAGACAAACTCCACAAAAGTGTCCACATGACAAAAGATGTCCATATTCTTGCTAAAAACATCAGCAAGAAGACTAGAAAAACCAAGATGGCTTTTCCTCAGTTGATCAATGGCAGAAGCAATTTCCCACATATGCTCAgtttgttttttcctttcttcagaATGCATTGCTGTTACCTGGTTGAGGTGGGAAAGAGCATCAACTCTTGCAAATTCTGCAGCTTTTCTTTGTTTAGAATATTCTAAAAGTGTAGCCTCTGACTTCATCAGCTCCTCTTGTAGATCATCACCCCTTTCTTGAACTTCATTCAACTCAGCTAGAAGAAGCTCAGCTGCTTGCTTCGACTTCTTTAATTCATGCTCAGAGGACAGTAATGATGATTTCAAATTATGAATGAACTGTCCAATTTGTTCCATCTTTTGAACAGGATCAAGTATAGTAATTTCATTTCCAAGGTTAATGGCATGTAAAGCATTTAGTAACCCACTAAGGACCTGCCTGCTTTCTTGCAAATTCTGTTCTGTCACTGCTAACTGGCTCATCAGTGATGACTTCTCTGATTCTAGGGTTTGTATCTGCTGATTATGTTCAGTGTTTAAGTGTTCAAGCATAGCATTCATTTCATCAATGCTTTGTTTCAAGCTGTCCCTCTGCTGCACCAATCCCTTTCCTTTTCTAACAGCAATATTCAATTTCTCTCTAGCTGATGTTGACTTTTGCTCCTCCAAAGAAAGCTGCTCTTGCAAAGCATCTCTTTGTTTAACCACTGCCTCTGATTCCAACACCAATGATTGATATCTTTCAATTTCCACAGTTCTCTCTGCTAGCAATGAGTCCATCTGCTTCCTTATGGTGTCTAATTCTGCCATGAGAGAACAACATTTCTCAGCGGTTGCTTCTTTTTCCTCTGTAACTAAATTCAGGTTATGTTTGACTTCATCGAGCTCTAACCTCACAGCCATCAAGTCCTGATCCTTACCTCCTTGAACATCCTCTGACGTCTTTATATCAAGTGGCATGCCACTCTTATCTATAACAAGCTCCCTCTCAGAAAACTCAGGCACAGTTTTCTCTGCAGATAGGGACATTATTTTATCTATGAGCTTCCTTAGTAATCCGTCCAAGTTCTCAACATTACAAGCCCCAGATAGAGCACTGTGACTATCAGCATCTGGCAGCACAGAGCAAACCAACTCAAGCAATTTATGTATCTCACCCTCAAATTGACGGTCCTTGTCTGAAATCCTTTCAACCAAATCGTCCTTCAAATCAGCTACGTCCTTTTGCAAATTCTCTTTTTCAACCTCATCTTGAACAATTTTCTCTGAAAGGTTGAGGCACTCAGACCTCAGTTTTTCAAGGCTTTCAGAAAATACTTCTTTTTCAGAATTAATACATACAATCTCTGCAGTAAGTTCAGATATTTTCTTATGTGACTCTTCCAAATCAGCTATAAGCATGCCAGAAGAGGCTTCAAGATTCTCAATCTTCAGCTGCAGCGTATCTCTTTCACATTGGACCTCACCAAGCGTTCTTCCTAGCCATTCAATCTTATCTTCAGGTTCCAAAATCCTCAACTGCGGAGGCATATCAATTGCATCCAAGACTCCTTCCCATTTATGCACTAGGCTATTTCGCTCCAACAAGGACTGCTCTAGCATATCATTGTGCTCTGCCACACCATAGAACTTACTCTGAAGCTCCTCATATTTTCTTCTCAGTTCATCATGCCCTGAATCTCTGGATTGTTGGAAGTCATCTTGAGCAGCATCCATAACCATGAAACCAGCACCAGACTGTGAACCCTCCACAGAGCTTTTCTGATCACAATCGTTCAGAGGAAAAGAGGAGTCCCCAGAAACCAATCCAGCTAGCATCTCCACTTTCTCGACTATGTCTTTAGAATGAAAATGCTCTGATAAATTTAAGTCCTCCAAGATTTCTTCAATTCGCAGAAGCACAGAATCCTTGAGAAGAAAAGAGTCCCTCAATGCAGTAGCAGAGTTCCGAATGTAAGAGAGCTCAGATTCTAACGCTTCCACCCGTTCTGCTTCTGAACAAGACTTAAGCTTGGACTGCACTTCTCGAAGCAGTGTCTCTTTTGACAGCAATTCTTGCTCACACTTCTCCAACCCACTGGACTTCTCCATCAGAGATTGCTTCAGGCTATCTCGCTGCACAATCAAACTCTTACCTTTTGCAACAGCTACACTAAGCTTCTCTCTCACAGAGTAAAGCCGCTGCTCAGACTGCTCAAGCTCAGATAATTTCAACTGCAGGTCAGAGCGAGAATCTTCAAGAGCTGCTTGCATCTTACTGTATCTTTCCTTGAGAATTAGCAGTTCATTTTCTAGTTGATGGCTTGAGGCACTAAGTGAATGCACTTTTTCTTGCAACAAATCAAGTTGCAGGACCTTAGGTATAAGCTCTTGCTTAAGCAAGTTAGGCAAGGGCAATGACCAACTGCCAACTGAAGTATCTGCCATTGTATTTATTTCATACAAACAATTTCTTGACAATGTAATCTGCTCCATAGCTTCATCATACTTTTCTGCAAGGGAATCAACCAAAGTCTCTAGCCGCATCAAAACAGACTTAGACAATTCAATGTTGTTTGACTCAACAGCAACTTGATCAACACCAGCCAACTCATCAAGAGCATCTGAATCCTTTTTCCATTTGTTAAATTCCAACCTCCTGGTCAAAGAAAGACACCTTCTGCCAAGTTCTTCAAGTTCCTTGCTTTTATTCATTAGAACCAGTTCAAGCCCATCTTTAGCATGCTGTAGTTGGTCCAAATCAGTGGCCAACTCATTACACCTATGTTTATGTTCCTCAATTTCCTCATTTTTGTGCAATAATTCTGCCTCAAGTTCATCTTTGGCATGATGTAGCTCCTCCAATTTGATAGCTGATTCACTACATTGTTGCTCATATTCCTTGATTTTCTCACTTTCGATCAGCAACTCTGACTCAAGTACAACATATGCAGAATGGACAGGAAGTAGATCATCCATTCGTTTCTGCAACTTCCTTATAAGTACTTCGCACTTCTCAGGCAGAAGTTGCAACATGTTTTCATCATTAATATCCAAATCAGCAGGCCCAATATTTTTGCATGAGAAATCAACAAGTTCTGAAAGGTTGCTATAGATTCCATGCAATGCATCGGCAGCCAATTTATTCCTTTCTTGCATGTCCATAAATAATTTGTTCAGTTCCTCATAAGAAGTGCTGGCTTTGTTATAGTCCAGATAAGCTCCTTCGATTTTCATATGCAGATCTTCAATAACTTCTACGGCAACATTAATTGATGCAGATACATAGGAATCCACATCTGAATTGACAATGTGTGGCTCTCCTGTACATGCATTGAGCTTTCTCATTGCCCCAAGAATCACAGCCTCAATGGAGTTCCATTCTTGCTTGATAAGGGATGCCCTGTCATTTCCTTCCTTCTGCAAGGTCTCCACCAAGCTCAATAACCTCTCGGCTTCACTGTTAGCACTTTGCTCAACTTCATTTAACTGATTCTGTAGATCATCTATGAGGGATTTATATTTCACCTCTCTTTCTACAAGCTCATTGACTTGTGCTTGAAGGTTGTCACTCCACTGCCTTCGAGTTTCATTATCCACCTCAAACTTCTTACAGAGCTCCTCTCCAGCCTTTCCCAAATCCAACTCCAATTTCTTCAGCACGGCTCTAAGATTGCATGTCTgctcttttgttatttcatataaGGATCCAGTTCTTTCCTCCACAGCCAAAGGAACTTCATCTGAAACACTGTCATCATTATGCGTTTTAGACTCAAAAGCTTGAATAAGTTTTGACACAGCCCTTCCACCAGATTTGCTAGCAGACATGGAGTGTGAGTGCATTGCTTGAGTTGACTTTTCAAGATTCTGCAATGCAATTTCAGCCTCTTCTATGTGACCCTTCAGAACTCCCAAGGTAACATAAGTGCTGGAATCATTCACGTCAACCTTCTTAAATAAAGTTGAATCACCTGTTTTCTGATCTTCAATGGTAATATCTGGGGTAGAACCTTTCCCATGAGAACTGCTTGCATGATTCCCAGTTTGTTGTGATTGAAGAGGCAGATCATAGCACTTACCAATTAGGTCTTTCAGCATAGCTTTGTACACATCTGACGAGCTAGACAGGTACAGATTTTCATCAATGAGTTGCTCAAAGGACAACTCCATGGCTCTAAGATTTCCCTTAAGTAGCATTTCCTGATCAAGTGCAACAGCTAACCTCTCCTTGTATTCAGACAACTCAGAAGCAAGTTTTAGATTCTCCCGAGAGACAAACTCATTCTCCTCTTCAAGCTTCTTCCTGATGCCTGATTCTAAATTGTAATCAGCAGCTAAGTTCAAATTTTCCTTCTTTAAAGAATCCAGGGAACCTCTGCATTCAGCTAATTCAGCTGAGACATGTGCCCGCTCCATTTGGGAAACATCAAGCTTACTTTGCAACTCACTAACCAGGCTATTGAGTTCCTCAACTTCCTTTTTAGCTGAAAAACATTGATTTTCCAGTTCCTCGTTTCTTTTTGTCAATGCTTGGAGCTCTCCCTTGCAATTTACAAGTTCTTCACTGACTATAGCCATGCTGTCCTGAGTTTCTTTAAGTAAGCTACTAGACATTTCCTCCGGGGAATGCTGATGAAACTCCACACCTGCCTGAGTCTGTTCATCTAGCTGCAACTGGATCAGATCATTTGCAACAAATGTCATGTAAAGATGAGCTTTAATATTCTCAACTTCTTTTAATAAGGACAGCACTTGGGATTCAACTTCCACATTTTTAATCACCAAGCGTTGGAACTCAGACTGATAATTTGCAAGTTCCTCAGTGACCATCACTTTGCTTTTCTCTGTATCTTTAAGTAAATCCCACAGCTTGGAGATTTGCTCAGAGGAATGTTGATCAAACTCTGTCTTGCCCTCCATCTGTTCATCTAATTGCAAATTAAGAAAATCCTTCACTATACATGCTTGGTAAAGATGATTTTTCAGAAGCTCAAGCCCGGCAGCCAAAGAATCATCCACTGTTAAAGATGACACTTCTAACTTAGCTGGGAAAAAGGAATCTCTACTACTATCTCCCTTATCTTCAATTGACAGAGTCCTATCTTCAAGTAGGTCCTCCTCTGTTGGTCCACCTCTGGAGGCATCATCCTCTACAGCATAGGGCTGCTGCTTTCTTTCCTCCACATGACCTTCTCCCTTCAAGCTAGCATCAGCGGCAACACCATTTTTACTTTTATCACTGGTAATTTCCTCAGAAGTAGATGGTTCTTCAAGAACATCTACGTTAGCTCCATCAAATTCCCCTACCACACcctcaattttattttgaatggtaaaatctttaaaaataaaagcctGTCCCATGCTTCCTGGATCAACATCTTTCTCCAAATCGGCCTCTACAACTACACCATCCTTGCTTTGAGCAGACAAAACATCCTGCAATGAAGTTGGCTCCTCCCCATGCTCTTCCTCAGCTCGTTCAATCTTCTCTTCCCCATGCTCTTCCTCAGCTCGTTCAATCTTCTCTTCCACTGAAGTCTCATTCCCTTCTAAGACCCCTCTCAGTGGCTCTCTATCAACAGCAACAGCAACTTCATCATTAACTTCTCCCTTCAACTTTCCATCAGTTCGAACACCATCTCCACCATCAGCCACGATCATGTCTTGTGATGAAGATGCTCCCTCTGGGTTCTGCTCATACGAATACAGCCTCAACTGCTCATCAGAAGCATTCACATCCACCCCTTGAAACAAACTGTTCAAAGCAGTCGATTGGGTTACTTCTTGAGATGCACTGCCAATCTCCTCGCTGTGATCTTCAGACAACAAATTCACGCCACCATTCTCATTTTCCAGCATGGGGACCCCCACTTCCCGACCTCCACCATAGTCAACAGTGCCTAATGCTCCCTCATGATACTCATGATTGCCATCGACCTCTTCCTCCCTCATTTCATCAGCTGCATCCTTCCGATCCTCGATCACGAGCAACAACTCACTTCCCTCAGAACCATCACCATTGCATTGTTCTGAGCTAGAAACTCCACCTTCCTGCATTGTCCCTAGCCAGCAACAAATGAGAACGCAGATTATACATCAAACCCACATCTCCTTGCCCTAAACCAACCCATCAAATTCCAAAACACTATCAAAAACACAATTTGATCGAAAATCCCTACCTTCATATCTGATTCAAGCAGCGCCATCGGATCGGCACCCGGCCCATCGGGATCAACGCCGGGATCCGCTTCTGTCTTCCCGGCCTTCACCGAGGACTTCCCGCCACCCTTGTTATCCTTTTTCTTCCTAAATTGCTGCAGCTACACCAccaaaaccaaaattaaaaataaaaaaaacaaaaaacaagagaaaaacaaatcattaaCAAGCTATTCATGCAAGATCAAAAACCTTCTTCCGCCCGGCGGCGAGAAGATCCGAACGATTCTTGCCCTTATCCATCTGGATCTAATCCTACAGAAGTTCCAGTGCCATCAAAATGCTCCTTTCCAAAGAAGCaaaatccaaaccctaatcaaatgATTCAAGCCTTTTCAGTGGAAATGAAACCCTAAAttacacccaaaaaaaaaaaagttaaaaataatcaagATCCGAGATCACATACCTTAATTTTCGAATTTTTtcaccaatttttcaatcaatttctCCTGCACTTCCGATTTGGTGGCTATTTTCTTGAAGATCTAAAAACTCCAAATAGATCTTATTTTGGTTTCCTTGCCGCGCGAACGTTGGCTCTGAGAATGGACTAATAAACATTTCTTGGCACTCAGTTTTCAAATATACCCTCTACGTTTCTAAAATTACAAGTGCACCAATCCATGTTTTAATTTGAGGGAACTATTTGTAAATATGAGAAATGGCGAGGGGGTAAGCATATAAAGGTGTTTTCAAATAGGGCTAGGGTtcattttaaatgttaaaaatatttgaatttttttttcttataaaccGAATAGATTTAATTGTTTCAATCCTCCAAGTTCAACATGGACTCCAACAAATGCACCAAACTTTGCATAAaagggtttaaaatttttttaaaaaaaatagagctatttaaatttaaatttaagacaTTTTGGTTTGCATTTGTGTttcatatttacaaaaataatttaaattttaattaacattaGATTTGGACCTGCGTATgttataaacttataattaacaaatgaaatttatatgaaaattagatacaaatgaaataaatatgaaatgttAGTTCAACCACCAAGATGATACCACTGAAAGGCTCATTTCATCCATGTCCCTTACTCCAACATAAAACTCATCAATTTgttgacatttaaaaaaaaaaaaatattagaacaTAAACACATGCCCGCAATTGCATCAACataggtgtatatatatatatatatataaccgttatgaaaaaaaaagttgatctCTTGACCTCTTACATAGCAGAGAAAAGAGTTACCATCTTTCGCTTGAGAAGGCGATGACTTATATATAATTCAACACAATGAAGAAGCCGAAAATTTTCAGCAATAGATGCTGTGAATATCATCAAATAAGTAAAACATTGTAACTGCTAACAATGAAGATACAGTGATGATGGCACAAGAGTACAAACATTCCGGCCCTCAATAACATTGTAAACAACTATATAACTTTTGAGGGAGCAAAGTAAGAATCATATCGGGAGACCGATCTTTGTGATAAGCCTATTGTTCGATTAAAATGTTGAGCCATTGAAGCCGAAGAAGGACCGCTGttcaaataaaggaaaaaaaaatgattgcgACCACGATCAAAGCAATATAAGTTTAAGTGAAAGAATTTGTCCAATAGCTCACCTGAACATCATAAAACTTGATGTAAAACCTTGAACTGTCAATAGAGAGCTTGGTTTCAAGGATATCTGCAAGAGCTGAGCTTAGCTTGCCATTTACACTGGCGTCAAGGCCACCGATAGATATTAATTCTCCATATGCAGCTGGTTCTTCAGTCCCGGCAAAGGCCATGGGTACTCCTCCATTCAGCAAAATCATCACATACTGAGACACCACCACAAATCAGCAAATCAAAGTTTAATCAATGTCCTTGGTGACGTCAAAGCTGAAGTTGttcaaaactcaaacaaattaattacGGACATTCACAGGGCAAATCAAGTTTctgttttttctgttttttttttccaaacattAAACCAACAGATGAATTTGGGAACATACAGTGACATGATTTCTTGAAGGAGTATTAATTGTCGAGTATGGACTCATATTCAGATAGGAATAAAGGATGCATTGAAAATCACGGCCATGGTGGAAATTCTTAAAGCTTGGATTGGATTGCCACAATAAAAATGTGGCTGATCAGAATCTGATACCCCCTGTGGTGGAAGATTTTCATTTGCACTAAAGAGAGTGAATTCTGGGAACATTCATCAAACACTAAATACAAATTATACTCCGCACCATTGTTGTGACTATTTTGACATAAATAGCCATATCACATGGTGAAGAGAAATAATTAGAATTTTCCAAGAGAAAGAAACAGCACTTGTGTCCATGAAAACATGCAGATACAATTCTTCACAAGAACACATGCTCTGTAACATTGtaggaaaaggaaagaagaatcgtaaaataactaagaaaactaCCATTTTCACCAAACCATTGAAGTGGGGTAGTTAACAATCAAACGCCAAAGAGAAAAAGAACAGAGCCGaaatacacacaaaaaaaagCTTCAGCGTGCCATGACTACTTTGTTGCACCCTTCCACTATTTACCTAATCAAACCAGAcggcaaaagaaaaagaagcagtTTGAAGAAATGTAAAATGAAAACTCACTGCattcttgcttcattttgccGTGCGCCATCAAAACTTGCTCAAAACACATCTCTCCCTCAAAAAAGATAACTTTTACCGTCTCACTAGTCAAAGAACTACAGTGTgaaaaaaaaagctcaaacCAAACACCGAAAGAAACAGAACTGCCTGAAGAAATGCAAAACTAAAGCTCCATGatattatgttttaatattCACTTCAAAAAATGCCCCAAAACCACAAATATGCCCTAAAAAAGCCAAATTTCACCTTCTCACTAATGAAAGCAATACATGATTAGAACAAATGAacaatcaaaccaaacaccaaaagcaaaagaacaatccaaagaaatacaaaacaaaaactccaccaaacaacaacaacattgcCACATTCTTACAAAACTCATTCAccgccaaaaaaaaaatcaccaaaaaacatgcaattaaaTCAGGAAACTACGAGGAAACGCAAAACAATTGGCACAGAGACAATTCATCAAACACAAGATAGGCTATGAAATCAAAGAACAAAAACAGATAGAGATAGACAGAGATTACAGATTCCGGCTTCCCAATGATCTTGGCGACGATCTTAGTGGCGTCCTTGAGGATGTCGGAGGCCACCACGGCGTCGACGGGGACGTTGGTGCTGAGGTTTAAAGTTGGCATCTTTGCTATGAAAACGAGAACACAAGCGATGAAGATGATACGAGACTAGATAAGACCCTCAAGTTCTCTGCCGATTCAATCCTGACCGTTCATCAgatattttgatgaattttgcATACATAACCCTataaaaccattaaattgtACACCAACCTTGTAAATTTATAATCCTCGTGCTCCctccattcttttttaatttgtcgtcgataaccgaatctcacatccTAAGAAAGTtgattatttcacataatttaataaaaaattagttatcttttcaaaattatccctaatttatatcttcatatttctctttcatattaaattctaagaagagaattgaaattgagtgttagggtaattttgaaaaaaaaaaattaataaatgcttcttgatgtttaaaaatgacagattaaaaaagaacatggctttatgacaaataaaaagagaaagggagtaaattgaatttctttgctttttgtttttacacTCCTGAAAATACCTATAAATGTGTATTTAAcctacaaaatttttataatttcatatatacacccatgaaaaatatcaaactttAGATTCTATAACCTTaccaaataaattcataattttaacataaaattaattaaaatatttttttaataaatgtgaacAAGTTGCATGTCAAAAGACTCAAAACTATATGACTATTGATTGTTAGGATAAATTTTCCTCGGTACATAAACACACACAGGGGATTAGACCCTACTCTTCACCAGCTTGCAGAAAATATAATgctaatagaataaaaaattatcgacaaaattagttaatatattaaaactGCCAAGCAACCTCAGTACataatcaatataaattaatattgttttaagTCTCTAAAGTAGCTTACCAAATCAATTAGACAtgccatattttatttttcagggtacaaagaaaaaacacttaaataaatttataaatatgtatttacTACAACCTAACCCTCGTAAGTGTAAATGCATAGTTTTATAAagctattttatattttataaaaatgcttaagtattttttttaataaaaaaaaaacattcgcattataaatatttgtggGAGTATAGGAGCACGTGCAATTTTTATGAAAGcaggggtatataagcaaaattCCCTACATAAACATATTTATCATTTGAATAATTGTATGACTAATATAACACAACAACTACAAAAGAGCAAAGTCCATGAAGCTCAGTTATTAATATACACACCAAAAGTAGAAGGcgaataattttaataacataTATCTGCAAACActgaaaactaaaaacaaaaaaataaaaaaataaaataaaagatctcAAAATAAAGCACTGATTTCACTCCTCTCTTCCTTCAAAATACAATAACACATCAAAGACACTCTTCCACTGTACCACTGAATCCAACCTTGTTACAGAACCTATCAATCCTAATGaacacaaaaagaacaaaataaaacaaggacAAGAAGAAATAACAGAAAACTATACACCCATTTCAAGGaaaacaacatcaacatcaacaacaacaacaac includes the following:
- the LOC120266726 gene encoding golgin subfamily A member 4 isoform X2 codes for the protein MDKGKNRSDLLAAGRKKQFRKKKDNKGGGKSSVKAGKTEADPGVDPDGPGADPMALLESDMKEGGVSSSEQCNGDGSEGSELLLVIEDRKDAADEMREEEVDGNHEYHEGALGTVDYGGGREVGVPMLENENGGVNLLSEDHSEEIGSASQEVTQSTALNSLFQGVDVNASDEQLRLYSYEQNPEGASSSQDMIVADGGDGVRTDGKLKGEVNDEVAVAVDREPLRGVLEGNETSVEEKIERAEEEHGEEKIERAEEEHGEEPTSLQDVLSAQSKDGVVVEADLEKDVDPGSMGQAFIFKDFTIQNKIEGVVGEFDGANVDVLEEPSTSEEITSDKSKNGVAADASLKGEGHVEERKQQPYAVEDDASRGGPTEEDLLEDRTLSIEDKGDSSRDSFFPAKLEVSSLTVDDSLAAGLELLKNHLYQACIVKDFLNLQLDEQMEGKTEFDQHSSEQISKLWDLLKDTEKSKVMVTEELANYQSEFQRLVIKNVEVESQVLSLLKEVENIKAHLYMTFVANDLIQLQLDEQTQAGVEFHQHSPEEMSSSLLKETQDSMAIVSEELVNCKGELQALTKRNEELENQCFSAKKEVEELNSLVSELQSKLDVSQMERAHVSAELAECRGSLDSLKKENLNLAADYNLESGIRKKLEEENEFVSRENLKLASELSEYKERLAVALDQEMLLKGNLRAMELSFEQLIDENLYLSSSSDVYKAMLKDLIGKCYDLPLQSQQTGNHASSSHGKGSTPDITIEDQKTGDSTLFKKVDVNDSSTYVTLGVLKGHIEEAEIALQNLEKSTQAMHSHSMSASKSGGRAVSKLIQAFESKTHNDDSVSDEVPLAVEERTGSLYEITKEQTCNLRAVLKKLELDLGKAGEELCKKFEVDNETRRQWSDNLQAQVNELVEREVKYKSLIDDLQNQLNEVEQSANSEAERLLSLVETLQKEGNDRASLIKQEWNSIEAVILGAMRKLNACTGEPHIVNSDVDSYVSASINVAVEVIEDLHMKIEGAYLDYNKASTSYEELNKLFMDMQERNKLAADALHGIYSNLSELVDFSCKNIGPADLDINDENMLQLLPEKCEVLIRKLQKRMDDLLPVHSAYVVLESELLIESEKIKEYEQQCSESAIKLEELHHAKDELEAELLHKNEEIEEHKHRCNELATDLDQLQHAKDGLELVLMNKSKELEELGRRCLSLTRRLEFNKWKKDSDALDELAGVDQVAVESNNIELSKSVLMRLETLVDSLAEKYDEAMEQITLSRNCLYEINTMADTSVGSWSLPLPNLLKQELIPKVLQLDLLQEKVHSLSASSHQLENELLILKERYSKMQAALEDSRSDLQLKLSELEQSEQRLYSVREKLSVAVAKGKSLIVQRDSLKQSLMEKSSGLEKCEQELLSKETLLREVQSKLKSCSEAERVEALESELSYIRNSATALRDSFLLKDSVLLRIEEILEDLNLSEHFHSKDIVEKVEMLAGLVSGDSSFPLNDCDQKSSVEGSQSGAGFMVMDAAQDDFQQSRDSGHDELRRKYEELQSKFYGVAEHNDMLEQSLLERNSLVHKWEGVLDAIDMPPQLRILEPEDKIEWLGRTLGEVQCERDTLQLKIENLEASSGMLIADLEESHKKISELTAEIVCINSEKEVFSESLEKLRSECLNLSEKIVQDEVEKENLQKDVADLKDDLVERISDKDRQFEGEIHKLLELVCSVLPDADSHSALSGACNVENLDGLLRKLIDKIMSLSAEKTVPEFSERELVIDKSGMPLDIKTSEDVQGGKDQDLMAVRLELDEVKHNLNLVTEEKEATAEKCCSLMAELDTIRKQMDSLLAERTVEIERYQSLVLESEAVVKQRDALQEQLSLEEQKSTSAREKLNIAVRKGKGLVQQRDSLKQSIDEMNAMLEHLNTEHNQQIQTLESEKSSLMSQLAVTEQNLQESRQVLSGLLNALHAINLGNEITILDPVQKMEQIGQFIHNLKSSLLSSEHELKKSKQAAELLLAELNEVQERGDDLQEELMKSEATLLEYSKQRKAAEFARVDALSHLNQVTAMHSEERKKQTEHMWEIASAIDQLRKSHLGFSSLLADVFSKNMDIFCHVDTFVEFVLKQMIVENVAGLSTLSSDSLLSSNLISKEKTLDISSTSNLNVQGQLDDSSVTKLLAFAERDLRECLGQYDQLKENVRKHYISINQQASHLSKTMGIIQRELTSQKELSESLRRDIGGLELILEEKETTIQSLSRNLALLYDACSISISEIENTKAQKSGNSLHPMQHVYEKSQIILKSLGHVGGEVPAGRLGFPFTEDSIRSLADSLLSVVKNTANVEELDGSKERELKATILELQQELQEKDIQMSRICDELVSQIKEAESVAKRNSLDLDSAMAQVNALKSQVEVMGRDKESLELRINELKGLEASSEELNEQIKSLTVLLSAKDQEIEALMQALDEEESQMEVLENRKGELENTIQEKDMDLHNLEVSREKALAKLSTTVSKFDELHDLSESLLAEVENLQAQLQGRDSEISFLRQEVTRCTNDVLAAEEINKKYSSEVHELLQWMDMMASRFGVNPVHLDKTNFSQTHVYTEILGKHILSMMAELDDIRLTAQSKDSLLQIERAKVEQLVQKVHASEASLREKEVQVELFQRGKDSSQLANIDSPGHLEREQKRSTAASVVAPHVRAVRKVNGDQVAIAIDNEQDNNALNDEDDDKAHGFKALTMSRMFPRATRPIADRIDAIWVSGDRLLMRQPTLRFGVILYWIMLHALLASII